A genome region from Anastrepha ludens isolate Willacy chromosome 3, idAnaLude1.1, whole genome shotgun sequence includes the following:
- the LOC128857044 gene encoding serine/threonine-protein kinase tousled-like 1 isoform X2, giving the protein MTSNCAHMLPAASGFGSVGAGLVVGSGGGGGGGGGGGSSSSSGAGTFTLLTTTTTAAVQPMFTEMVVVAAATAAEQQLQRQRSNSNLITSIKSTTATPRGKRRCMSASTPTQQIIGQAATVAAAKRNRKLLTTAAGKITVERMSAGAQLQMAPQTTSSISHHHQTQQQHHFGTAHHNPQQQQQQQQQQQQILTQQQQITQTHQLQQLQQQHITHHTTQQQQQQQSQPQQQPQTLHTLANHHHHQQQQQQTQLPHPHSHTQQLSHQQQLLQQTNSGLAAPLQQQQQPAALQQHTHSGGHSSNPDSNMSTGSSHSEKDVADMLGAAGIPSQIGLLPNNGAPGAMMSSSGLGQDVGSMMGGGAGVSSTQQQQQVQHNNMVGRLEKPPRNTTERKRKRKIPHTEDSGGGGGGAGSGGNGGTPADRCNLPGGKNARLLQHSSMDNKKINEYFNKPLITSSGATNSPMRPHTGGSKSPSAAGGVQQQQTAQQQVQSAGGNAGGGGSTGAYAMYPPSPQQLNAGGVQTPTSQAPEFHHYSAVPVNNAAKQQRQPPPQTSNAMVPPQSSIVGVLAGNMGSLGGGVVGGPPPPPMGPTQQQHIPATSVATSAQQTLTSGVTSQQLAAVQLNSLQHGGMMPGALGGMQPPLPPVPASTIAKATQTDLSFQEIKERDTEIESSKSKLDEMTRLSDEQKCQIIAHQKLIDQHKSQIAKCIEVVKKLLKEKSSIEKKEARQKCMQNRLRLGQFVTQRVGATFQENWTDGYAFHELSRRQDEISAEREEIDRQKKQLMKKRPAESGRKRNTNSNNSQQQQNSNSNDSTNVAGCDRLTGGGDSGIGSTGGGGGGSGRGLSRSNSTQAGQTQLLHNGGGSGVGGSSGVGDRLSDRGGGGSSGTGRGDNSGGGDATFLKPDPVSGAYTAQEYYEYDEILKLRQNALKKEDADLSLEMEKLERERNLHIRELKRILNEDQSRFNNHPVLNNRYLLLMLLGKGGFSEVHKAFDLKEQRYVACKVHQLNKDWKEDKKANYIKHALREYNIHKALDHPRVVKLYDVFEIDANSFCTVLEYCDGHDLDFYLKQHKTIPEREARSIIMQVVSALKYLNEIKPPVIHYDLKPGNILLTEGNVCGEIKITDFGLSKVMDDENYNPDHGMDLTSQGAGTYWYLPPECFVVGKNPPKISSKVDVWSVGVIFYQCLYGKKPFGHNQSQATILEENTILKATEVQFPNKPTVSNEAKSFIRGCLAYRKEDRMDVFALARHEYIQPPIPKHGRGQSQLTQQQQQQQQQQQQQQQQQQQQSTTSQANSAGQTSFSAGMFGNLNQSSSS; this is encoded by the exons ATGACTTCTAATTGTGCGCATATGTTGCCCGCTGCTTCGGGCTTTGGCAGTGTCGGCGCTGGTCTTGTCGTCggtagtggtggtggtggtggcggcggcggcggcggtggcAGCAGTAGTAGCAGCGGTGCTGGTACATTTACATTattaacaactacaacaaccgCCGCAGTGCAGCCAATGTTTACCGAAATGGTTGTAGTTGCGGCAGCGACAGCAGCAGAGCAGCAGCTGCAGCGCCAGCGTTCCAACTCGAATTTGATAACGAGTATAAAGTCAACAACTGCGACGCCACGCGGAAAGCGACGCTGTATGAGCGCGAGTACGCCGACTCAACAAATAATTGGACAAGCAGCAACAGTAGCGGCAGCTAAACGGAATCGCAAACTGTTAACAACAGCGGCAGGAAAAATAACAGTAGAGAGA ATGTCAGCTGGCGCTCAATTGCAGATGGCACCGCAGACCACTTCGTCGATAAGCCATCATCATCAGACCCAGCAGCAGCATCATTTTGGCACAGCACATCATaatccacaacaacaacagcagcagcaacagcaacaacaacaaattttaacacaacagcaacaaataacGCAAACACATCAGTTACAACAGTTGCAACAACAGCACATTACGCATCATACgacgcagcagcagcaacagcagcagtcgCAGCCGCAACAGCAACCGCAAACACTACACACATTAgccaatcatcatcatcaccaacagcagcagcagcaaacacAGCTTCCGCATCCACATTCGCACACACAGCAGCTGTCCCATCAACAACAGTTGCTGCAACAGACGAATAGTGGGCTCGCAGCTCcgttgcagcagcagcagcaaccagCTGCCCTGCAGCAGCACACGCATAGTGGAGGCCATAGCAGTAATCCCGATTCGAATATGAGCACAGGATCATCCCATAGCGAAAAAGATGTTGCCGACATGTTAGGTGCAGCAGGCATTCCCAGTCAGATAGGTTTACTGCCTAATAACGGAGCCCCGGGGGCTATGATGAGCAGCAGCGGTTTGGGTCAGGACGTAGGAAGTATGATGGGCGGTGGCGCAGGTGTTAGTAgcacacaacaacagcaacaagtgCAGCATAATAATATGGTTGGACGACTTGAAAAGCCACCACGTAACACAACTGAACGCAAGCGTAAGCGGAAAATTCCACACACCGAAGATagtggtggtggcggtggtggcGCAGGAAGTGGCGGAAACGGAG GTACACCAGCGGATCGGTGCAACTTGCCGGGCGGCAAGAATGCAAGGCTACTCCAACATAGTAGCATGGATAACAAAAAGATCAATGAGTACTTCAATAAGCCCCTTATAACAAGCAGCGGTGCTACAAATAGCCCTATGCGTCCGCACACTGGCGGCTCGAAGAGTCCATCGGCTGCCGGTGGcgtgcaacagcaacaaacgGCGCAGCAACAAGTGCAAAGTGCAGGCGGTAATGCTGGTGGTGGCGGTAGTACGGGCGCTTATGCCATGTATCCACCTAGTCCTCAACAGCTGAATGCAGGAGGCGTACAAACACCCACATCGCAAGCGCCTGAATTCCATCATTACAGCGCTGTGCCGGTAAACAATGCTGCCAAGCAGCAGCGTCAACCTCCACCACAAACTTCCAACGCAATGGTTCCTCCCCAGTCGTCCATAGTCGGCGTGTTGGCAGGCAACATGGGTAGCTTAGGTGGGGGTGTAGTTGGCGGACCACCCCCACCGCCAATGGGCCCCACACAACAGCAACATATTCCTGCAACATCGGTAGCCACTTCGGCGCAACAAACGCTAACCAGTGGCGTAACCTCGCAACAGCTGGCCGCAGTGCAGCTGAATTCATTGCAGCATGGCGGAATGATGCCAGGCGCATTGGGCGGTATGCAGCCGCCACTGCCACCGGTACCGGCTAGCACCATAGCGAAGGCAACCCAAACGGATCTCTCGTTCCAAGAAATCAAGGAACGCGACACGGAGATCGAATCGAGCAAGTCGAAGCTCGACGAGATGACAAGACTGTCCGATGAGCAGAAATGCCAGATAATCGCTCATCAGAAGCTGATCGACCAGCATAAGTCGCAGATCGCCAAGTGCATTGAAGTAGTGAAGAAACTGCTGAAAGAGAAGAGCAGCATCGAAAAGAAAGAAGCGCGGCAGAAGTGCATGCAAAATCGACTGCGTCTTGGGCAGTTTGTGACGCAGCGCGTAGGCGCCACATTCCAGGAAAATTGGACAGACGGCTATGCTTTCCACGAGCTTAGCCGGCGTCAAGATGAGATATCGGCCGAGCGTGAAGAGATCGATCGCCAGAAGAAGCAGCTGATGAAAAAGCGACCCGCGGAATCGGGACGCAAACgcaacaccaacagcaacaatagcCAACAGCAGCAAAACTCGAATTCAAATGATTCGACCAATGTGGCTGGTTGTGATCGGCTGACTGGCGGCGGCGACAGTGGCATCGGTTCGACTGGTGGCGGTGGCGGCGGTAGCGGCCGTGGTCTGTCACGATCCAATTCCACACAGGCCGGTCAAACGCAATTGTTGCACAATGGAGGTGGCAGCGGTGTTGGCGGTAGCAGTGGTGTTGGTGATCGCCTCTCCGATAGAGGCGGCGGCGGCAGCAGTGGCACAGGCCGCGGCGATAACAGCGGCGGCGGTGATGCAACGTTCCTTAAACCCGACCCCGTGTCGGGGGCATACACAGCGCAAGAGTACTACGAGTATGATGAGATATTAAAATTGCGGCAGAACGCACTCAAGAAAGAGGACGCCGATTTGTCACTAGAGATGGAGAAGTTGGAGCGTGAGCGCAATCTACACATACGCGAGTTGAAGCGGATATTAAATGAGGATCAG tcCCGCTTCAACAATCATCCAGTGCTAAATAATCGTTACTTGCTGCTCATGCTGCTGGGCAAAGGCGGCTTCTCCGAAGTGCACAAGGCATTTGATCTAAAAGAGCAACGATATGTAGCGTGTAAGGTGCACCAACTGAATAAGGATTGGAAGGAGGACAAAAAAGCCAACTATATCAA gcACGCTTTGCGAGAATATAACATACATAAGGCATTGGATCATCCACGTGTGGTCAAGCTTTACGATGTGTTCGAGATAGACGCCAATTCCTTTTGCACAGTGCTCGAATATTGTGATGGTCATGACTTAGATTTCTATCTAAAACAGCATAAAACAATACCAGAGCGTGAAGCACGCTCAATTATTATGCAG GTTGTTTCAGCattgaaatatttgaatgagATTAAACCACCAGTAATACACTATGACCTGAAACCAGGCAACATACTTTTGACTGAGGGCAATGTATGCGGTGAGATTAAAATCACCGATTTTGGTCTCTCAAAAGTGATGGATGATGAGAACTATAATCCAGATCATGGCATGGACTTAACATCACAAGGCGCGGGAACCTATTG GTATCTACCGCCCGaatgttttgttgttggaaAGAATCCGCCGAAAATTTCATCGAAAGTCGACGTTTGGAGTGTTGGTGTTATTTTCTACCAATGCCTCTATGGTAAGAAACCATTCGGCCACAACCAATCACAGGCCACCATCCTTGAAGAGAACACAATTCTCAAAGCCACAGAGGTACAATTCCCCAACAAACCAACTGTCTCCAATGAAGCAAAG AGTTTCATACGTGGTTGCTTGGCTTATCGCAAGGAGGATCGCATGGATGTGTTTGCTTTGGCGCGACATGAGTACATACAACCGCCTATACCTAAGCATGGGCGTGGTCAGTCGCAGCTgacgcaacagcagcagcagcagcaacaacagcagcagcaacaacaacagcaacagcaacaacagtcgACTACATCGCAGGCGAATTCCGCTGGTCAGACGTCCTTTTCGGCGGGTATGTTTGGTAATCTGAATCAATCGAGCTCGTCCTAG
- the LOC128857044 gene encoding serine/threonine-protein kinase tousled-like 1 isoform X3, protein MRHLKKMSAGAQLQMAPQTTSSISHHHQTQQQHHFGTAHHNPQQQQQQQQQQQQILTQQQQITQTHQLQQLQQQHITHHTTQQQQQQQSQPQQQPQTLHTLANHHHHQQQQQQTQLPHPHSHTQQLSHQQQLLQQTNSGLAAPLQQQQQPAALQQHTHSGGHSSNPDSNMSTGSSHSEKDVADMLGAAGIPSQIGLLPNNGAPGAMMSSSGLGQDVGSMMGGGAGVSSTQQQQQVQHNNMVGRLEKPPRNTTERKRKRKIPHTEDSGGGGGGAGSGGNGGNNAGNATIVGTGKASKTSSLIGSAQTLNKANLSLNIGTPADRCNLPGGKNARLLQHSSMDNKKINEYFNKPLITSSGATNSPMRPHTGGSKSPSAAGGVQQQQTAQQQVQSAGGNAGGGGSTGAYAMYPPSPQQLNAGGVQTPTSQAPEFHHYSAVPVNNAAKQQRQPPPQTSNAMVPPQSSIVGVLAGNMGSLGGGVVGGPPPPPMGPTQQQHIPATSVATSAQQTLTSGVTSQQLAAVQLNSLQHGGMMPGALGGMQPPLPPVPASTIAKATQTDLSFQEIKERDTEIESSKSKLDEMTRLSDEQKCQIIAHQKLIDQHKSQIAKCIEVVKKLLKEKSSIEKKEARQKCMQNRLRLGQFVTQRVGATFQENWTDGYAFHELSRRQDEISAEREEIDRQKKQLMKKRPAESGRKRNTNSNNSQQQQNSNSNDSTNVAGCDRLTGGGDSGIGSTGGGGGGSGRGLSRSNSTQAGQTQLLHNGGGSGVGGSSGVGDRLSDRGGGGSSGTGRGDNSGGGDATFLKPDPVSGAYTAQEYYEYDEILKLRQNALKKEDADLSLEMEKLERERNLHIRELKRILNEDQSRFNNHPVLNNRYLLLMLLGKGGFSEVHKAFDLKEQRYVACKVHQLNKDWKEDKKANYIKHALREYNIHKALDHPRVVKLYDVFEIDANSFCTVLEYCDGHDLDFYLKQHKTIPEREARSIIMQVVSALKYLNEIKPPVIHYDLKPGNILLTEGNVCGEIKITDFGLSKVMDDENYNPDHGMDLTSQGAGTYWYLPPECFVVGKNPPKISSKVDVWSVGVIFYQCLYGKKPFGHNQSQATILEENTILKATEVQFPNKPTVSNEAKSFIRGCLAYRKEDRMDVFALARHEYIQPPIPKHGRGQSQLTQQQQQQQQQQQQQQQQQQQQSTTSQANSAGQTSFSAGMFGNLNQSSSS, encoded by the exons ATGCGGCATTTAAAAAAG ATGTCAGCTGGCGCTCAATTGCAGATGGCACCGCAGACCACTTCGTCGATAAGCCATCATCATCAGACCCAGCAGCAGCATCATTTTGGCACAGCACATCATaatccacaacaacaacagcagcagcaacagcaacaacaacaaattttaacacaacagcaacaaataacGCAAACACATCAGTTACAACAGTTGCAACAACAGCACATTACGCATCATACgacgcagcagcagcaacagcagcagtcgCAGCCGCAACAGCAACCGCAAACACTACACACATTAgccaatcatcatcatcaccaacagcagcagcagcaaacacAGCTTCCGCATCCACATTCGCACACACAGCAGCTGTCCCATCAACAACAGTTGCTGCAACAGACGAATAGTGGGCTCGCAGCTCcgttgcagcagcagcagcaaccagCTGCCCTGCAGCAGCACACGCATAGTGGAGGCCATAGCAGTAATCCCGATTCGAATATGAGCACAGGATCATCCCATAGCGAAAAAGATGTTGCCGACATGTTAGGTGCAGCAGGCATTCCCAGTCAGATAGGTTTACTGCCTAATAACGGAGCCCCGGGGGCTATGATGAGCAGCAGCGGTTTGGGTCAGGACGTAGGAAGTATGATGGGCGGTGGCGCAGGTGTTAGTAgcacacaacaacagcaacaagtgCAGCATAATAATATGGTTGGACGACTTGAAAAGCCACCACGTAACACAACTGAACGCAAGCGTAAGCGGAAAATTCCACACACCGAAGATagtggtggtggcggtggtggcGCAGGAAGTGGCGGAAACGGAGGTAATAACGCTGGAAATGCGACTATTGTCGGCACCGGCAAGGCGTCCAAAACTTCTAGCTTGATCGGCAGTGCACAGAcactaaacaaagcaaatttaTCATTGAATATAGGTACACCAGCGGATCGGTGCAACTTGCCGGGCGGCAAGAATGCAAGGCTACTCCAACATAGTAGCATGGATAACAAAAAGATCAATGAGTACTTCAATAAGCCCCTTATAACAAGCAGCGGTGCTACAAATAGCCCTATGCGTCCGCACACTGGCGGCTCGAAGAGTCCATCGGCTGCCGGTGGcgtgcaacagcaacaaacgGCGCAGCAACAAGTGCAAAGTGCAGGCGGTAATGCTGGTGGTGGCGGTAGTACGGGCGCTTATGCCATGTATCCACCTAGTCCTCAACAGCTGAATGCAGGAGGCGTACAAACACCCACATCGCAAGCGCCTGAATTCCATCATTACAGCGCTGTGCCGGTAAACAATGCTGCCAAGCAGCAGCGTCAACCTCCACCACAAACTTCCAACGCAATGGTTCCTCCCCAGTCGTCCATAGTCGGCGTGTTGGCAGGCAACATGGGTAGCTTAGGTGGGGGTGTAGTTGGCGGACCACCCCCACCGCCAATGGGCCCCACACAACAGCAACATATTCCTGCAACATCGGTAGCCACTTCGGCGCAACAAACGCTAACCAGTGGCGTAACCTCGCAACAGCTGGCCGCAGTGCAGCTGAATTCATTGCAGCATGGCGGAATGATGCCAGGCGCATTGGGCGGTATGCAGCCGCCACTGCCACCGGTACCGGCTAGCACCATAGCGAAGGCAACCCAAACGGATCTCTCGTTCCAAGAAATCAAGGAACGCGACACGGAGATCGAATCGAGCAAGTCGAAGCTCGACGAGATGACAAGACTGTCCGATGAGCAGAAATGCCAGATAATCGCTCATCAGAAGCTGATCGACCAGCATAAGTCGCAGATCGCCAAGTGCATTGAAGTAGTGAAGAAACTGCTGAAAGAGAAGAGCAGCATCGAAAAGAAAGAAGCGCGGCAGAAGTGCATGCAAAATCGACTGCGTCTTGGGCAGTTTGTGACGCAGCGCGTAGGCGCCACATTCCAGGAAAATTGGACAGACGGCTATGCTTTCCACGAGCTTAGCCGGCGTCAAGATGAGATATCGGCCGAGCGTGAAGAGATCGATCGCCAGAAGAAGCAGCTGATGAAAAAGCGACCCGCGGAATCGGGACGCAAACgcaacaccaacagcaacaatagcCAACAGCAGCAAAACTCGAATTCAAATGATTCGACCAATGTGGCTGGTTGTGATCGGCTGACTGGCGGCGGCGACAGTGGCATCGGTTCGACTGGTGGCGGTGGCGGCGGTAGCGGCCGTGGTCTGTCACGATCCAATTCCACACAGGCCGGTCAAACGCAATTGTTGCACAATGGAGGTGGCAGCGGTGTTGGCGGTAGCAGTGGTGTTGGTGATCGCCTCTCCGATAGAGGCGGCGGCGGCAGCAGTGGCACAGGCCGCGGCGATAACAGCGGCGGCGGTGATGCAACGTTCCTTAAACCCGACCCCGTGTCGGGGGCATACACAGCGCAAGAGTACTACGAGTATGATGAGATATTAAAATTGCGGCAGAACGCACTCAAGAAAGAGGACGCCGATTTGTCACTAGAGATGGAGAAGTTGGAGCGTGAGCGCAATCTACACATACGCGAGTTGAAGCGGATATTAAATGAGGATCAG tcCCGCTTCAACAATCATCCAGTGCTAAATAATCGTTACTTGCTGCTCATGCTGCTGGGCAAAGGCGGCTTCTCCGAAGTGCACAAGGCATTTGATCTAAAAGAGCAACGATATGTAGCGTGTAAGGTGCACCAACTGAATAAGGATTGGAAGGAGGACAAAAAAGCCAACTATATCAA gcACGCTTTGCGAGAATATAACATACATAAGGCATTGGATCATCCACGTGTGGTCAAGCTTTACGATGTGTTCGAGATAGACGCCAATTCCTTTTGCACAGTGCTCGAATATTGTGATGGTCATGACTTAGATTTCTATCTAAAACAGCATAAAACAATACCAGAGCGTGAAGCACGCTCAATTATTATGCAG GTTGTTTCAGCattgaaatatttgaatgagATTAAACCACCAGTAATACACTATGACCTGAAACCAGGCAACATACTTTTGACTGAGGGCAATGTATGCGGTGAGATTAAAATCACCGATTTTGGTCTCTCAAAAGTGATGGATGATGAGAACTATAATCCAGATCATGGCATGGACTTAACATCACAAGGCGCGGGAACCTATTG GTATCTACCGCCCGaatgttttgttgttggaaAGAATCCGCCGAAAATTTCATCGAAAGTCGACGTTTGGAGTGTTGGTGTTATTTTCTACCAATGCCTCTATGGTAAGAAACCATTCGGCCACAACCAATCACAGGCCACCATCCTTGAAGAGAACACAATTCTCAAAGCCACAGAGGTACAATTCCCCAACAAACCAACTGTCTCCAATGAAGCAAAG AGTTTCATACGTGGTTGCTTGGCTTATCGCAAGGAGGATCGCATGGATGTGTTTGCTTTGGCGCGACATGAGTACATACAACCGCCTATACCTAAGCATGGGCGTGGTCAGTCGCAGCTgacgcaacagcagcagcagcagcaacaacagcagcagcaacaacaacagcaacagcaacaacagtcgACTACATCGCAGGCGAATTCCGCTGGTCAGACGTCCTTTTCGGCGGGTATGTTTGGTAATCTGAATCAATCGAGCTCGTCCTAG